The sequence CACCGAGATGCACGAACTGGGCAAACCGATCGGCGCGATCTGCATCGCGCCCGTGCTGGTCGCCCGTGTCCTGGGGGGCAACGGCATTCCGGTCCGCGTCACCATCGGCAACGAAAAAGCCGTCGCCCAGGCCATCGACGCCATGGGCGCCGTTCACGTCGAATGCCCCGTCGACGACTGCCTGGTCGACGTCGACCACAAGGTCGTCACCACGCCCGCCTACATGCTCGCCAAGTCGGCCAGCCAGGTCCATACCGGCATTGCCAAGCTCGTCGTCGAGGTGCTGAGGTTCCTATGATCGCCGCCGTCCTCTTCGACCTGGGCGACACGTTGATCCACTTCGAAGCAGTGGACCTTAACGCCGCCTTCGCCCTCGCCGCCCAACAGACCCATCAGCTCCTCCAGGAGAAACTCGCCGGACCCATGCCGTCGCCGCAGCAGTACCGCCGCCGGCAGTTTCGCGCCCTGCGATGGGCCTACTTCAAGAGCCAGATCACCGGCCGCGAATTCGACTCCACCGATATCCTTCGCGAGACCACCCGAAAACTCGGCATCGACGTCCCCGACGACTTCTACGATGAACTGGCCTGGCAGTGGTACAAAGCCCTCGCCGACGCCTCGCAAACCGCCCCCGACGCCCACGCCACCCTCGAGGAACTCCAGCGCCGACGCCTGCGACTCGGCATCGTCTCCAACACCTTCGTCTCCGCGATCTCGCTCGACCGCCACCTCCAGGCCGAAGGGCTGCTGCGATTCTTTCCCGTCCGCGTCTACTCCTGCGACATGGGCATCCGCAAGCCGCGGCGGGAAATCTTCCACGAGGCCCTCGACCGCCTCGGCGTCGCCGCCGAACAGACCCTCTTCGTCGGCGATAACTTCAAGATCGATATTCTCGGCGCCTTGCGGGCCGGCATGTACGCGGCGCACAAAGCGTCAATGCCGACCAGGAAGCTCGCCGACCGCCGCGCCTTTCACATCCGCCGACTCGACGAACTGCCCGGCCTGATCGACCGCATCAACGCCGAAACTTAGCGTCGGTCGATGGCTTGCCGCGACGCGGGATTGAAAGTATAATGGTCTTGTTGCCGGGGGGCGCCTGATGCACTGGTCCGAATACGTCAAGATCTTCGTCGCCGTGCTGGTGATCGTCGATCCGTTCGGCGCCCTGTTCCTGTTCGTGATGCTCACCGGCGACCAGACCGTGAGCCAGCGACGCCGCACCGCCCGGACCGCCGCTCTCGCCGTCGCCTTGACCCTCAGCGGATCGGCCCTCTTCGGCGAGTGGCTCATGCTGTTTCTCGGCATCCGAATCCCCTCGTTCCAGGTCGGCGGAGGCATTCTGATCCTTCTGATGGCCATCGCCATGCTCTACGCCCGCCTGAGCCCCAGTTCCCACGTGCCCGAAGAGGCGGCCGAGGCGGCCGAAAAGGAGAGCATCGCCATCGTGCCCATCGCCATCCCGCTGCTGGCTGGGCCCGGCGCGATCAGCATGATGATTATCTACGCCAGCCAGGGCGTCGGACCGTTCCACTACGGCTTCCTTGTCCTGACCAGCCTGCTGATCGCCGTGATCGTCTGGATCACGCTGCGAACCGCCGATGCGCTGGGCCGGATGCTCGGCCGCACCGGAGTCAACATCGTCACCCGCGTGATGGGACTGTTCCTCGCCGCCATTGCCGTCGAGTTCATCGCCGAAGGCATGGTCCAGCTCTTTCCCGGCCTGCTGAGACAGTGAACGTTTCGGAGCGTTCAGAGAACGACGATCGCCGGGGAATGGAATCTTTGGAGTGATTGAATAAGGGAGCACCAAACAGTGGGACCGCAGCAGCGGGCAAAGGCGTTGCGGCAGGAAGCCGACCAGGTCATGGCGGCCATCCGCCTGCGCGAACATTGTGCACCCATCGGCGAACCTGTGCCCACCGGCAGCTACCGGATGGACTTGATGATGCACCCGGATATCGATCTCTACCTGCCCGAGACGACGGTCGAGGCCATGCTGAACCTCGCGACCGCACT is a genomic window of Phycisphaerae bacterium containing:
- a CDS encoding NAAT family transporter, whose translation is MMHWSEYVKIFVAVLVIVDPFGALFLFVMLTGDQTVSQRRRTARTAALAVALTLSGSALFGEWLMLFLGIRIPSFQVGGGILILLMAIAMLYARLSPSSHVPEEAAEAAEKESIAIVPIAIPLLAGPGAISMMIIYASQGVGPFHYGFLVLTSLLIAVIVWITLRTADALGRMLGRTGVNIVTRVMGLFLAAIAVEFIAEGMVQLFPGLLRQ
- a CDS encoding HAD family hydrolase yields the protein MIAAVLFDLGDTLIHFEAVDLNAAFALAAQQTHQLLQEKLAGPMPSPQQYRRRQFRALRWAYFKSQITGREFDSTDILRETTRKLGIDVPDDFYDELAWQWYKALADASQTAPDAHATLEELQRRRLRLGIVSNTFVSAISLDRHLQAEGLLRFFPVRVYSCDMGIRKPRREIFHEALDRLGVAAEQTLFVGDNFKIDILGALRAGMYAAHKASMPTRKLADRRAFHIRRLDELPGLIDRINAET